A genomic stretch from Capra hircus breed San Clemente unplaced genomic scaffold, ASM170441v1, whole genome shotgun sequence includes:
- the MSANTD1 gene encoding myb/SANT-like DNA-binding domain-containing protein 1, with protein MQLCQGAPGMATAEVPGYLVSPQAEKHRRARNWTDAEMRGLMLVWEEFFDELKQTKRNAKVYEKMASKLLEMTGERRLGEEIKIKITNMTFQYRKLKCMTDSESVPPDWPYYLAIDRILAKAPESCDGKLPDGQQPGPSTSQTEASLSPSAKSTPLYLPYTQCSYEGRFQDDGSDSSSSLLSLKFRSEERPVKKRKGQGGHLQRKKLRLLEALLEEQRRLSRALEETCREVRRALDQHSVLQAQSLQLQERMMSLLERIIAKSGV; from the exons GTGCCCCGGGCATGGCCACGGCAGAGGTGCCCGGCTACCTCGTGTCCCCGCAGGCTGAGAAGCACCGGCGGGCCCGCAACTGGACGGACGCCGAGATGCGCGGCCTCATGCTCGTCTGGGAGGAGTTCTTCGACGAGCTGAAGCAGACCAAGCGCAACGCCAAGGTGTACGAGAAGATGGCCAGCAAGCTGCTGGAGATGACGGGCGAGCGCCGGCTGGGCGAGGAGATCAAGATCAAGATCACCAACATGACCTTCCAGTATAG GAAATTAAAATGCATGACAGATAGCGAGTCCGTCCCGCCCGACTGGCCCTATTACCTAGCCATTGATAGGATTCTGGCCAAGGCCCCCGAGTCCTGTGATGGCAAACTGCCGGACGGCCAGCAGCCGGGGCCCTCCACGTCCCAGACCGAGGCGTCCCTGTCACCGTCTGCTAAGTCCACCCCTCTGTACTTACCGTATACCCAGTGCTCCTACGAAGGCCGCTTCCAGGACGACGGCTCCGACAGCTCCTCCAGCTTACTGTCCCTTAAGTTCAG GTCGGAGGAGCGGCCCGTGAAGAAGCGCAAGGGCCAAGGTGGCCACCTGCAGAGGAAGAAGCTGCGGCTGCTGGAGGCCCTGCTGGAGGAGCAGCGCCGGCTGAGCCGCGCCCTGGAGGAGACATGCCGCGAGGTGCGCCGCGCGCTGGACCAGCACAGCGTCTTGCAGGCCCAGAGCCTGCAGCTGCAAGAGCGAATGATGAGTCTGCTGGAGCGCATCATCGCCAAGTCCGGCGTCTAG